The following proteins are encoded in a genomic region of Deltaproteobacteria bacterium:
- a CDS encoding type IV pilus twitching motility protein PilT: MASLPTSAELFTLLEEKRGSDLHLVVGSPPQIRIDGHLVPLEAPVLTPDSVKDLCHSLLTPKQKKDLETRNELDFSFSMGASRIRANLYHDQGNLAAALRRIPAKIPSMEEIGLPAVVQQLISKPHGLILVTGPTGSGKSTTIASMIESINETRHDHIMTIEDPIEYLHPHKKGLVNQREIGQDTEDFKTALKYILRQDPDVILIGEMRDLETIAAAITTAETGHLVFATLHTNTAAQAINRIIDVFPPHQQAQVRTQLSFILEAVLTETLLPKIGGGRILAMEILIPNSAVRNLIREDKSHQIPATMQVGQAESGMQTMNQALAQLVKKGVVSLEEAKGHATDPEEFRKLVGGTPTPLRSAKMNY, from the coding sequence ATGGCTTCTCTTCCCACCTCGGCTGAGCTCTTCACCCTCCTTGAAGAAAAAAGGGGGTCGGACCTCCATCTTGTGGTGGGGAGTCCGCCGCAGATTCGGATTGACGGTCATCTTGTCCCGCTAGAAGCACCGGTGCTCACACCGGATTCCGTGAAAGATCTTTGCCACTCCCTGTTAACGCCAAAACAAAAAAAGGATCTTGAAACGAGGAATGAGCTCGATTTTTCATTTTCCATGGGGGCCTCCCGGATCAGGGCCAATCTTTACCACGATCAAGGGAATCTCGCCGCGGCCTTGAGGAGGATCCCGGCTAAAATTCCCTCGATGGAGGAGATCGGTCTCCCGGCTGTTGTGCAACAACTGATCTCCAAACCGCACGGCCTCATCCTCGTCACCGGCCCGACCGGTTCCGGCAAATCGACAACGATCGCCTCCATGATCGAATCTATCAATGAAACAAGGCACGATCATATCATGACCATCGAAGATCCCATTGAGTACCTCCACCCCCACAAAAAAGGGCTCGTGAATCAGAGGGAGATCGGTCAGGACACGGAGGATTTTAAGACAGCCCTGAAGTACATCCTCCGTCAGGACCCCGATGTGATCCTGATCGGGGAGATGAGGGATCTGGAAACCATCGCCGCCGCCATCACCACCGCAGAAACAGGGCATCTTGTCTTTGCCACTCTCCATACCAATACCGCGGCCCAGGCGATCAACAGGATCATTGACGTCTTCCCCCCTCATCAACAGGCACAGGTCAGGACCCAGCTCTCCTTTATCCTGGAGGCGGTTTTAACAGAGACTCTTCTTCCGAAGATCGGCGGAGGCCGGATCCTGGCAATGGAAATCCTGATCCCCAATTCTGCCGTCAGGAACCTGATCCGTGAAGACAAGAGTCATCAGATCCCGGCAACGATGCAGGTTGGCCAAGCGGAATCCGGGATGCAAACGATGAATCAGGCGTTGGCCCAACTGGTCAAGAAAGGGGTTGTCTCCCTCGAAGAGGCGAAAGGCCACGCTACCGACCCCGAGGAGTTCAGGAAACTGGTCGGCGGCACCCCCACCCCCTTAAGAAGTGCCAAAATGAATTATTAA
- a CDS encoding PD40 domain-containing protein, whose translation MRKNLLCLFFIILPTLLYGATFDPSLRWSTLKTDHFAIHFHEGEEALSQRAASLLEEAYQQLGAIFGVYPWGKTQVVIVDNHDQANGFATVLPYNSILLRVVPPSPETALGYYDDWLKELVFHEYTHILHLNDVGAPMKGLKFLFGKMIAPNGLTPTWVAEGIASFFETEMTGAGRGRASFSEMLLRTDTLHGKFLNLDQMAGTQYDWPGYLAGYLYGVKFWQFLSDKQGKDKLIKFSHKYGASPLFFGLSNKAWRAYGKTFRTLWREWKAELEKKYADQKKILEAEGLREGEPVVTGKDSYLHPSPSPDGQSLIYLEESVHRAPSIQSLVLATGEKKRVVLKKSASGFRFEPSGRRVVFSSQGLVKRYSYFEDLHTIDLETGKSEQLTQGKRGRDPDFSPDGKRLVFVVQETGRSSLAFYDLASKETAIIYEGQMAEQLDTPRFSPDGKRVALSIWKGGSPKRGKRDIAIFDTDKKIFSPVTDDPAMETGPVWDPDGSSLYFSSDRSGIANIYRHTFKTKKTEKITNVLTGAFSPTVSADAKSLYFQYYHGRGYEIRKIALGESRDGLIGSSRRPDSRKPSKDNRAESADNGFAAFERNRLSVPDNPSLLSPPKPYSPWGPSLLPHYIMPNALYLDGSLFVSAMIGSHDPLERHFWFGGPTYRTDARFIGFNADYFYNRWTPSFFTGASRYAVNYGDIFRIGSDYFEQRWRGHSGIRIPLDGAGSHRTSVSYFFEGRDNLSTIPTGTAVPTEGRYAGLHFQYNWDTRGQKFYPASISPEGGHRLNMNFMLTDEVLGSKAGLEQQLFWGEERLFLPLPWQHHVIALRSAGGIALGDQLFQGNFGLGGAIGEGFLTGTSSRVFSLRGLPLVTFSRDRAMVISAEYRVPLFRLQRGLGTLPLFLNSAHLGLFADYGDAWNKDQKTGGFVDFFKDFLLGVGAELRGDFVIGYHIPVTGRLGYGIIVVNQARVAGLTDPILGSNIKNGVLILELGTSF comes from the coding sequence ATGCGGAAGAACCTCCTTTGTCTCTTTTTTATAATTCTTCCCACACTCCTTTATGGAGCGACGTTTGATCCTTCTCTCCGTTGGTCCACCCTGAAGACGGACCACTTTGCCATCCATTTTCATGAAGGGGAGGAGGCTCTCTCCCAAAGGGCGGCCTCTTTATTGGAAGAGGCGTATCAACAGTTGGGAGCGATCTTTGGGGTCTATCCCTGGGGGAAAACGCAGGTTGTCATCGTGGACAATCATGACCAGGCCAACGGCTTTGCCACGGTCCTCCCTTATAACAGCATCCTCCTTCGGGTGGTTCCCCCTTCGCCGGAGACGGCGCTGGGGTATTATGACGACTGGCTGAAGGAGCTCGTCTTTCACGAGTACACCCATATCCTGCACCTGAACGATGTTGGGGCCCCGATGAAGGGGTTGAAGTTTCTCTTCGGCAAGATGATTGCGCCCAACGGTCTGACTCCCACCTGGGTTGCCGAAGGGATCGCCTCTTTTTTTGAGACCGAGATGACCGGGGCGGGGCGGGGGCGGGCCAGTTTTTCCGAGATGCTTCTCCGGACCGACACCCTCCACGGGAAGTTCCTGAACCTCGACCAGATGGCCGGGACCCAGTATGACTGGCCCGGGTACCTGGCGGGATACCTCTATGGGGTGAAATTCTGGCAGTTCCTTTCCGACAAACAGGGGAAAGATAAATTAATCAAATTCTCCCACAAGTACGGCGCCTCCCCCCTCTTTTTTGGTCTCAGCAACAAGGCCTGGCGTGCGTACGGCAAGACGTTCCGCACCCTTTGGCGAGAATGGAAGGCAGAATTGGAGAAGAAGTATGCCGACCAGAAAAAAATCCTGGAGGCCGAGGGTCTGCGAGAAGGGGAACCGGTTGTCACCGGGAAAGACAGTTATCTCCATCCCTCCCCCTCTCCGGATGGTCAGAGCCTTATTTACCTGGAGGAGTCGGTCCATCGGGCCCCCTCCATCCAGAGTCTCGTTTTGGCAACGGGGGAAAAAAAGAGGGTGGTGTTAAAAAAGAGCGCCTCCGGATTTCGTTTTGAGCCGTCAGGCCGGAGGGTTGTCTTTTCGAGTCAGGGGCTGGTGAAGCGGTATTCCTATTTTGAAGATCTCCATACGATTGACCTCGAGACCGGGAAATCGGAACAGCTCACTCAAGGAAAAAGGGGAAGGGATCCCGATTTTTCACCGGACGGCAAGAGACTCGTTTTTGTTGTTCAGGAAACAGGGCGTTCTTCTCTCGCTTTTTATGACCTGGCCTCAAAAGAGACAGCTATTATCTATGAAGGACAGATGGCAGAACAACTGGACACCCCCCGTTTTTCTCCTGACGGCAAGCGGGTGGCTCTCTCTATCTGGAAGGGTGGTTCACCCAAGAGGGGAAAAAGGGACATTGCCATTTTTGATACAGATAAGAAAATTTTTTCGCCGGTGACGGATGATCCCGCGATGGAGACCGGTCCGGTTTGGGACCCTGACGGTTCTTCGCTCTATTTTTCTTCTGACCGGAGCGGGATTGCCAATATCTACCGGCACACGTTCAAGACGAAGAAAACGGAAAAAATCACAAACGTTTTGACAGGTGCCTTCTCACCGACAGTTTCCGCAGACGCGAAGAGTCTTTATTTCCAGTATTACCATGGACGGGGGTATGAGATACGGAAAATCGCTCTAGGAGAAAGTAGGGACGGGTTGATCGGCAGCTCTCGCAGGCCCGATTCACGAAAGCCTTCTAAGGACAATCGGGCCGAGAGTGCAGATAACGGTTTCGCGGCATTTGAGCGAAACCGATTATCGGTGCCAGACAACCCGTCCCTACTTTCTCCACCCAAACCCTATTCCCCCTGGGGCCCCTCCCTCCTGCCGCACTACATCATGCCGAACGCCCTCTATCTGGACGGTTCACTCTTTGTGTCGGCGATGATCGGTTCTCATGATCCCTTGGAGCGGCATTTCTGGTTCGGGGGGCCGACCTACCGGACCGATGCCCGATTTATCGGGTTTAACGCCGATTATTTCTACAACCGCTGGACCCCCTCGTTTTTTACCGGGGCCTCGCGGTATGCGGTCAATTACGGGGATATTTTCAGGATCGGGTCCGACTATTTTGAACAACGCTGGCGCGGACACAGTGGGATCCGGATCCCTCTGGATGGTGCGGGATCGCACCGGACCTCGGTCTCCTACTTTTTTGAGGGTCGGGACAACCTCTCCACAATCCCGACAGGGACGGCGGTCCCGACGGAGGGAAGGTATGCCGGCCTCCACTTCCAGTACAATTGGGATACGCGGGGACAAAAATTTTATCCGGCCTCCATCAGCCCGGAGGGGGGACATCGCCTCAACATGAATTTTATGTTGACCGATGAGGTCCTGGGTTCCAAGGCTGGCCTGGAACAACAGCTCTTTTGGGGGGAGGAGCGGCTTTTTCTCCCCCTCCCGTGGCAACACCATGTGATAGCCCTTCGGTCGGCCGGTGGCATCGCCCTGGGGGACCAACTTTTTCAGGGCAACTTTGGCCTTGGTGGGGCGATCGGTGAGGGGTTTCTGACCGGCACCTCCAGTCGTGTCTTTTCCCTCCGCGGCCTTCCCCTCGTGACCTTTTCCCGTGACCGGGCGATGGTTATCTCGGCAGAATACAGGGTCCCGCTCTTTCGTCTCCAGAGGGGGCTGGGGACCTTGCCGCTTTTTCTCAATAGTGCCCACCTGGGACTCTTTGCCGATTATGGAGATGCCTGGAACAAGGATCAAAAAACAGGCGGTTTTGTCGATTTCTTCAAGGACTTCCTCCTGGGGGTCGGTGCCGAACTCCGGGGAGACTTTGTCATCGGGTATCATATCCCGGTGACCGGCCGGTTGGGGTATGGGATTATTGTTGTCAATCAGGCCCGCGTCGCCGGCCTGACCGATCCGATTCTGGGCAGTAATATCAAGAATGGCGTTTTGATTCTGGAACTGGGGACCTCATTTTAA
- a CDS encoding threonine synthase, producing the protein MSFTKGLKCRECHTEYPKEPIHVCEYCFGPLEVSYNYDAIRKELTRKVIEGREQNMWRYRELLPIDGEPTVGRQVGFTPLIKAPNLARALKMRAVYIKNDAVNFPTLSFKDRVVSVALSKAKEFNYKTVACASTGNLANSVAANAAAACLASYIFIPHDLEQGKILGTMIYGTHLIGIKGTYDEVNRLCSEIGAKYHWAFVNINIRPYYAEGSKTLAYELMEQLGWKVPDNIVVPMAGGSLITKIWKAIHEFHNLGFTPDTPTRVFGAQASGCAPITTAVKEGATLFKPVRPNTICKSLAIGNPADGFYAMQAMRDSGGWGEDVTDEEIVASMKLLAETEGVFAETAGGVTLGVAQKLIRQGRIKKEESLALCITGNGLKTQEAVAGKIGKPYLIGPTIDEFDRLYKQL; encoded by the coding sequence ATGAGCTTCACGAAGGGTCTCAAATGTCGCGAGTGCCACACGGAATACCCCAAAGAACCGATCCATGTGTGTGAGTACTGCTTTGGTCCCCTGGAAGTTTCCTACAACTACGACGCCATCCGGAAAGAGTTGACCCGGAAGGTCATCGAAGGACGCGAACAGAACATGTGGCGGTACCGGGAACTCCTGCCAATTGACGGGGAGCCGACGGTCGGCCGGCAGGTCGGTTTTACCCCCTTGATCAAGGCCCCCAATCTGGCCCGGGCCCTCAAGATGAGAGCGGTTTATATCAAAAATGATGCCGTCAACTTCCCCACCCTCTCCTTTAAAGACAGGGTGGTCTCTGTGGCCCTCTCCAAGGCCAAGGAGTTTAATTACAAAACGGTCGCCTGCGCCTCCACCGGAAATCTGGCCAATTCCGTCGCCGCCAACGCTGCCGCCGCCTGCCTTGCCAGCTACATCTTTATCCCCCATGACCTGGAACAGGGGAAAATCCTGGGAACGATGATCTACGGAACCCATCTGATCGGCATCAAGGGGACCTATGATGAGGTCAACCGGCTCTGCAGTGAAATCGGTGCCAAATACCACTGGGCCTTTGTCAATATCAACATCCGTCCCTATTACGCAGAGGGGTCGAAAACCCTTGCCTATGAACTGATGGAACAGCTCGGCTGGAAGGTGCCGGACAACATCGTTGTCCCGATGGCCGGAGGTTCCCTCATCACCAAGATTTGGAAGGCGATCCATGAATTTCACAATCTTGGTTTCACGCCAGACACCCCTACCCGGGTCTTCGGGGCCCAGGCGAGCGGTTGCGCCCCGATCACTACCGCGGTCAAGGAGGGGGCAACCCTCTTCAAACCGGTCCGGCCGAATACAATCTGCAAGTCACTCGCGATCGGCAACCCAGCCGATGGTTTCTACGCCATGCAGGCGATGCGGGATTCCGGCGGCTGGGGAGAAGATGTGACCGATGAGGAAATTGTCGCCTCGATGAAACTGCTCGCCGAAACCGAAGGGGTTTTTGCCGAAACGGCGGGAGGGGTTACCTTGGGGGTTGCCCAAAAACTGATCCGCCAGGGACGGATCAAAAAGGAGGAGTCGCTGGCCCTCTGCATCACCGGCAACGGTCTCAAGACCCAGGAGGCGGTGGCTGGGAAAATAGGGAAACCGTACCTGATCGGCCCGACGATTGACGAATTTGACCGGCTCTACAAACAGCTTTAA
- a CDS encoding NIL domain-containing protein, whose product MKTKKTVRRKVYLTFPASQTKEAIICDMYDHYKVRFNIRSASVSEKIGLMAVEMEGPEEKIQKAFAYFKKRGLKVEPIEMTVVES is encoded by the coding sequence ATGAAAACAAAAAAAACGGTTCGACGGAAGGTTTACCTGACCTTCCCGGCCTCCCAGACGAAGGAGGCGATCATCTGCGACATGTACGACCATTACAAGGTCCGGTTCAATATCCGGTCCGCCTCGGTTTCCGAGAAGATCGGCCTGATGGCGGTGGAGATGGAAGGACCTGAGGAAAAGATCCAGAAGGCCTTCGCCTATTTTAAAAAACGGGGACTCAAGGTGGAACCGATCGAGATGACAGTGGTGGAGTCTTAA
- a CDS encoding cysteine synthase family protein: MKLESITERVGGTPLVRIRKLGQGIKAVREGKVKIFAKVEYFNPGGSVKDRPALKMLREGIRRGLLTRDKTIIDATSGNTGIAYAWIGAALGYKAELVMPENVSRQRREMVTACGAKITYSSPMEGSDGAIRLAKKIYTEHKRDYFMPDQYNNPVNPQAHYETTGVEIWEETEGGVTHFVAGIGTSGTIMGTGRRLKDYNKKVKIFAVEPDHALHGLEGLKHMESAIVPGIYKEKELDGKFLLPTEPAYELCLQLAKEEGLVVGHSSGAAMLGALKIAETLKEGQIVTLFPDHGSRYLGE, translated from the coding sequence ATGAAGCTTGAATCGATCACAGAACGTGTCGGGGGGACACCCCTTGTTCGGATCCGAAAGTTGGGGCAGGGCATCAAGGCGGTCCGTGAAGGAAAGGTGAAAATTTTCGCCAAGGTGGAATATTTCAATCCGGGCGGTTCTGTCAAGGACCGCCCTGCCTTGAAGATGTTGCGGGAGGGGATCCGCAGAGGACTCCTGACCCGGGACAAAACAATTATCGATGCCACCTCCGGCAATACCGGCATCGCCTACGCCTGGATCGGAGCGGCCCTCGGCTACAAAGCAGAATTGGTCATGCCTGAGAATGTCAGCCGGCAACGGAGGGAGATGGTTACCGCCTGCGGCGCGAAGATCACCTACTCCTCCCCGATGGAAGGTTCCGACGGGGCGATCCGTTTGGCCAAAAAAATCTACACGGAACACAAAAGGGACTATTTCATGCCGGATCAGTACAACAATCCGGTCAATCCCCAGGCCCACTATGAAACCACCGGTGTTGAGATCTGGGAAGAGACGGAAGGAGGGGTAACGCACTTTGTCGCCGGCATCGGAACCAGCGGTACGATCATGGGGACGGGACGACGCCTCAAGGACTACAATAAAAAAGTAAAAATATTCGCCGTGGAACCGGATCATGCCCTGCATGGGCTGGAGGGGCTCAAACATATGGAATCGGCGATCGTCCCCGGCATCTACAAGGAAAAGGAGCTGGATGGAAAGTTTCTCTTGCCGACGGAACCTGCTTATGAACTCTGCCTGCAATTGGCCAAAGAAGAAGGGCTTGTCGTCGGTCATTCCTCAGGGGCGGCAATGCTGGGGGCCTTGAAGATTGCCGAGACCCTCAAGGAGGGGCAGATCGTCACCCTTTTCCCGGATCATGGCAGCCGGTATTTGGGGGAATGA
- a CDS encoding M67 family metallopeptidase translates to MLTIPHPVWNQIIRHAEQGYPNETCGLLVGSKNEKTASHYYPCRNIYDEMHARHPETYPRTARTAYLMDPAQQQKIFDGATAQELEIKGIMHSHTDHEAYFSEEDSLVAAPWGEPMIPGVSYIVVSVSKGKFQEMKEYCWDESKKLFVQN, encoded by the coding sequence ATGTTGACTATCCCCCATCCTGTTTGGAACCAAATCATCCGTCATGCCGAACAAGGATATCCCAATGAGACCTGCGGCCTGCTGGTTGGTTCCAAAAATGAGAAGACCGCGAGCCACTACTATCCTTGCCGCAATATTTACGATGAAATGCATGCCCGGCACCCGGAAACCTACCCCCGGACCGCCAGGACCGCCTACCTCATGGATCCGGCCCAACAGCAAAAAATCTTTGACGGTGCTACCGCACAGGAGTTAGAGATCAAGGGGATCATGCACTCGCATACCGATCATGAGGCCTATTTTTCGGAGGAAGACAGCCTCGTCGCCGCCCCGTGGGGGGAACCGATGATTCCGGGAGTGAGTTATATTGTTGTTTCCGTCTCAAAAGGGAAGTTCCAGGAGATGAAAGAGTATTGTTGGGATGAGTCAAAGAAACTATTTGTCCAAAATTAA
- a CDS encoding MoaD/ThiS family protein, translating into MGIKVRVPTPLQKLTGNKGEVLAKGTSVKEVLADLDRQFPGIQERLYDEKGTLRRFINFYVNNEDVRFLKGETTPVKEGDEVSIIPAIAGGQAR; encoded by the coding sequence ATGGGTATCAAGGTTCGAGTCCCTACACCGTTGCAAAAGCTGACCGGCAATAAAGGAGAGGTTTTGGCCAAAGGAACGAGTGTCAAGGAAGTATTGGCCGATCTTGACCGGCAGTTTCCCGGAATCCAGGAAAGACTCTATGACGAAAAAGGGACGCTTCGTCGGTTCATCAACTTTTATGTGAACAACGAAGATGTCCGCTTCCTGAAGGGAGAAACGACACCGGTCAAGGAGGGGGATGAGGTCTCCATCATCCCGGCCATTGCCGGCGGCCAGGCCCGATGA
- a CDS encoding radical SAM protein — protein sequence MNPAVLKLELMAYGIRPGEGLFQPLANPFGLVHLTLPEKLAVSIHLQERSPYSLHNRNNRFFLEKNGETIPVQWTPPLKAYEKKTSSGLAIKEILTVHGGLIAVHPKGPCRFGLSGLSCRYCGSTKALNEHPPFTKKDLVEAIEMVLEEKRCDFVNLSSGRVTSDDGGVEWLTPWVVELRKHLHILISLDLALPRSLEWIDKTYAIGVDALYYDLDFFNPDETRPATFQEQRDLHWKALEQAAKIFPAGAVLSHLVIGFEPLEETQKRIDLLIGKGVVPILVYFPPLDGSPLSSRWKITPQEIQGLYARLFEKLTQTGLNPHWVQQRDVILTPLEGRFLSDQPARYPLALQNFYETSLGRIVTLGLASLRRHLRVREVPAP from the coding sequence ATGAATCCAGCGGTCCTGAAGTTGGAGTTGATGGCCTATGGGATCCGGCCGGGTGAGGGTCTTTTCCAGCCGCTGGCAAACCCTTTCGGTCTGGTGCATCTCACCCTTCCCGAAAAACTGGCGGTCAGCATCCACCTCCAGGAGAGATCCCCCTACTCCCTCCACAACAGGAATAACCGCTTCTTTCTCGAAAAAAATGGGGAGACCATTCCGGTGCAGTGGACCCCTCCCCTCAAGGCGTATGAGAAAAAAACCTCTTCCGGTCTTGCCATCAAGGAAATCCTCACAGTCCACGGAGGGTTGATTGCCGTCCACCCCAAAGGGCCCTGCCGATTTGGCTTGAGCGGCCTCTCCTGCCGCTACTGCGGTTCGACCAAGGCCCTCAATGAACACCCTCCCTTCACCAAGAAAGACCTTGTCGAGGCGATTGAAATGGTGCTTGAGGAAAAACGGTGCGATTTTGTGAACCTCTCTTCGGGACGTGTCACCTCAGACGACGGTGGTGTCGAATGGCTCACCCCCTGGGTTGTCGAACTGCGGAAACATCTCCACATCCTCATCTCCCTCGACCTGGCCCTCCCCCGCTCCCTCGAATGGATCGACAAAACCTATGCCATTGGCGTGGATGCCCTTTACTACGACCTGGATTTTTTCAATCCGGATGAGACCCGGCCGGCCACCTTCCAGGAACAGAGGGACCTTCACTGGAAGGCACTCGAGCAGGCCGCCAAAATCTTCCCTGCAGGGGCGGTTCTCTCCCACCTGGTGATCGGATTCGAACCGTTGGAAGAGACTCAAAAGAGGATCGACCTCCTGATCGGCAAAGGGGTTGTGCCGATCCTTGTCTACTTCCCCCCCCTTGACGGAAGCCCGCTCTCCTCCCGGTGGAAAATCACCCCGCAGGAGATTCAAGGACTCTACGCCCGCCTCTTCGAAAAACTGACCCAAACCGGTCTGAACCCCCACTGGGTTCAGCAGAGAGATGTCATCCTAACGCCGCTGGAAGGGCGTTTTCTCTCAGATCAACCGGCCCGTTATCCCCTGGCGCTCCAGAATTTTTACGAGACCTCGCTCGGAAGGATTGTCACGCTGGGGCTGGCCAGTCTCCGGAGGCACTTGAGGGTCCGGGAGGTCCCGGCCCCATGA